A stretch of Lathyrus oleraceus cultivar Zhongwan6 chromosome 6, CAAS_Psat_ZW6_1.0, whole genome shotgun sequence DNA encodes these proteins:
- the LOC127095087 gene encoding uncharacterized protein LOC127095087, whose translation MAPFEALYGRRCRTPLCWHESGESVVLGPEIVRETTKTVKMIRDKMKISQSRQKSYHDKRRKDLEFQEGDHVFLRVTPTTGVGRALKAKKLTPRFIGLYQITSRVGEVAYRVALPPNLSNLHDVFHVSQLRKYIPDPSHVIQMDDIQVRDNLMVETMPLRIEGRETKSPRGKEIDLVKVVWIGAVGESTTWELENRMRDSYPELFE comes from the coding sequence atggcgccttttgaagctttgtatgggcGGAGGTGTAGGACTCCGTTGTGTTGGCATGAATCTGGTGAAAGTGTGGTACTTGGACCCGAGATTGTTCGAGAAACTACCAAGACGGTTAAGATGATTCGGGATAAGATGAAGATTTCTCAAAGTAGgcaaaagagttatcatgataagaggagaaaggatTTGGAATTTCAAGAAGGTGATCATGTGTTTCTAAGAGTCACACCTACGACCGGTGTTGGACGAGCATTGAAAGCTAAGAAGTTGACTCCTCGTTTCATTGGACTGTATCAAATTACGAGTAGAGTAGGAGAAGTTGCTTATAGAGTGGCGTTACCGCCAAACCTCTCGAATTTGCATGAcgtgttccatgtgtctcaacTTAGGAAGTATATTCCGGATCCGTCTCATGTGATTCAAATGGATGATATTCAAGTGCGCGATAACCTTATGGTTGAGACGATGCCTTTAAGGATCGAAGGTCGTGAGACGAAGTCCCCACGGGGAAAGGAAATTGATTTGGTGAAGGTTGTATGGATTGGTGCAGTCGGAGAAAGCACGACATGGGAATTAGAGAACAGGATGCGCGACTCCTACCCCGAGTTATTCGAATGA
- the LOC127095084 gene encoding uncharacterized protein LOC127095084 gives MAGRNAGRNDEALAAAMQAMAQAFQNPPNADENVGSRSLATFQRENPPTFLGRYDPEGALAWLKEIERIFRVMDCTLVQKIRYGTHKLLGEVDDWWVDTRLRLETAGEEITWEVFRREFLRKYYPEDVRGKKEIEFLELKQGNLSVTEYAAKFTELAKFYPHFDGANAEFSKCIKFENGLRPEIKKVVRYQKIRVFADLIDSCRIFEEDNNAHYKILSEKREGGQHSRGKPYETPVGKGKQKVIPGRRTSGGDALANVICFKCGKPGHKSNVCRLGETRCFRCGMPGHAARDCKQKDVTTNEDGLVRGTCFINSIPLITIIDTGATHCFVAADCVERLGLSLSSLGRDMIIEVPAKGTVSTSLVCKSCPLSIFGKEFVVDLVCLPLVGLDVVLGMDWLKSNYVHINCYNNTVRFSSVEEEGRTELLSKKQLKEFIEEDALVFLLMASLSVESQVVIADLPVVCNFPEVFPDEIPSAPPEREVEFTIDLVPGTRPISMAPYRMSASELAELKSQLEDLLERKFVRPSVSPWGAPVLLVKKKRRKHATLY, from the exons ATGGCCGGAAGAAACGCTGGGAGGAATGATGAGGCTCTTGCTGCAGCTATGCAGGCAATGGCTCAGGCGTTCCAGAACCCACCCAATGCTGACGAGAACGTGGGGTCTCGTAGTCTGGCGACGTTTCAGAGGGAGAACCCGCCTACTTTTCTGGGTAGGTATGATCCTGAAGGAGCCTTGGcttggttgaaggagattgaaagaatcttcagagtgaTGGATTGCACTCTTGTGCAAAAGATCCGTTATGGAACTCATAAGCTGTTAGGTGAAGTCGATGATTGGTGGGTGGACACTCGTCTAAGGTTGGAAACTGCGGGCGAGGAGATTACTTGGGAAGTGTTTCGTAGagaatttctgaggaagtattatccagaAGATGTGCGAGGAAAGAAAGAGATTGAATTCCTCGAGTTGAAGCAAGGGAACTTGTCAGTcacggagtatgctgctaagttcactgAATTGGCTAAGTTCTATCCTCACTTTGATGGAGCCAATGCCGAATTCTCtaagtgcatcaagtttgaaaatggattgcgTCCGGAAATTAAGAAAGTTGTGAGATATCAAAAGATTCGCGTCTTTGCGGATCTGATTGATAGTTGTAGAATCTTTGAAGAGGACAACAATGCACACTATAAGATCTTATCTGAGAAGAGAGAAGGGGGCCAACACAGCCGTGGTAAGCCATATGAAACTCCGGTTGGAAAAGGGAAACAGAAAGTGATTCCGGGTCGAAGAACAAGTGGGGGAGATGCTCTTGCTAATGTTATCTGTTTcaagtgtggaaagccgggtcacaAGAGTAATGTGTGTAGGCTTGGTGAAACGAGATGTTTCCGTTGTGGTATGCCGGGACATGCGGCTCGTGATTGTAAGCAGAAGGATGTT ACTACAAATGAAGATGGACTTGTTCGAGGTACTTGTTTCATTAATAGCAttcctttaattactattattgataccggtgccACACACTGTTTTGTTGCTGCGGATTGTGTTGAAAGATTAGGTCTTTCTTTGTCTTCCTTGGGTAGAGATATGATTATTGAGGTTCCCGCTAAGGGAACGGTATCTACGTCTCTTGTGTGTAAGAGTTGCCCCTTGTCAATATTTGGTAAAGAATTTGTAGTTGATCTTGTTTGTTTGCCGCTTGTCGGGTTGGATGTAGTATTGGGTATGGACTGGTTGAAATCCAACTATGttcatattaattgctacaaCAACACTGTGAGGTTTTCTTCTGTCGAAGAAGAGGGAAGAACAGAATTGTTATCCAAGAAACAATTGAAGGAGTTCATAGAAGAAGACGCGTTGGTGTTCTTGTTGATGGCAAGCTTGTCTGTGGAGAGTCAGGTTGTAATTGCGGACTTGCCGGTGGTGTGCAATTTCCCTGAAGTTTTTCCCGATGAGATTCCTAGTGCACCGCCAGAAAGAGAAGTTGAGTTCACTATTGACCTTGTACCTGGTACTAGACCCATCTCTATGGCGCCGTATAGGATGTCAGCATCAGAGTTGGCTGAACTGAAGAGTCAGCTAGAGGATTTGCTTGAAAGGAAGTTTGTGAGACCTAGTGTATCACCTTGGGGAGCTCCAGTTTTGCTGGTGAAAAAAAAAAGACGGAAGCATGCGactttgtattga
- the LOC127091544 gene encoding cellulose synthase-like protein D4, with the protein MASLNKQPSKKSARGDKPNVKFARRTSSGRYVNLSNNDIEMASDAPGDFMNYTVHIPHTPDNQPMGDSSAATKAEEQYVSNSLFTGGFNSVTRAHLMDKVIDSAVSHPQMTGSKASSCSICAGKVTKNEQGKDVTPCECRFKICKDCFIDAQRENGICPGCKEHYKVREYEEDSNDYLLTAPPGSRNNMSVMKRDQNGEFDHNKWLFETKGTYGVGNAYWPPDDDEEGGDGYREGIFDAAEKPWKPLCRKTPIPSGIISPYRLLIFVRLVVMFFFLHWRVVHPNQDAVWLWLMSITCEIWFGFSWILDQIPKLSPVNRSTDLSVLHEKFDSPSPSNPTGRSDLPGVDLFVSTADPDKEPPLVTANTILSILAVDYPVEKLACYVSDDGGALLTFEAMAEAASFADLWVPFCRKHNIEPRNPDSYFALKVDPTKNKSRLDFVKDRRRVKREYDEFKVRINGLPDSIRRRSDAFNAREEMQRMKHMKESGADPSEPLKVLKAVWMADGTHWPGTWSSPSREHAKGDHSGILQVMLKPPIPDSLMGSEDGKIIDFTDVDTRLPMLVYVSREKRPGYDHNKKAGAMNALVRASAILSNGPFILNLDCDHYIYNCKAVREGMCFMMDRGGEDICYIQFPQRFEGIDPSDRYANHNTVFFDGNMRALDGIQGPVYVGTGCMFRRFALYGFDPPSGDWDEKNPKNNCNEEYCETTPALNASEFDQDLDVNLLPKRFGNSTMLAESIPVAEFQGRPLADHPAIKYGRPPGKLRAPKEPLDATIVAEAVSVISCWYEDKTEWGDRVGWIYGSVTEDVVTGYRMHNRGWRSVYCITKRDAFRGSAPINLTDRLHQVLRWATGSVEIFFSKNNAFLGSKRLKLLQRLAYLNVGIYPFTSLFLIVYCFLPALSLFSGYFIVQTLSIAFLIYLLIMTMCLVMLAILEVKWSGIELEHWWRNEQFWLISGTSAHLAAVVQGLLKVIAGIEISFTLTAKSGAEDDDDIFADLYIVKWTSLMIPPIVIAMVNIIAIVVAFSRTVYSANPQWSKFIGGAFFSFWVLAHLYPFAKGLMGRRGKTPTIVFVWSGLIAITLSLLWVAISPPTGGGDGPNTTQNFQFP; encoded by the exons ATGGCATCATTGAATAAACAACCTTCAAAGAAATCTGCGCGTGGCGACAAGCCTAATGTAAAATTTGCGAGGCGGACATCAAGTGGAAGATATGTTAATTTGTCAAATAATGACATTGAAATGGCTTCAGATGCACCAGGAGATTTTATGAATTACACTGTTCATATTCCTCACACCCCTGATAACCAACCAATGGGTGATTCTTCTGCTGCAACGAAAGCTGAAGAACAATATGTTTCAAATTCTTTATTTACCGGTGGATTCAATAGTGTAACTAGAGCTCATCTTATGGACAAAGTAATTGATTCTGCAGTGAGTCATCCTCAAATGACAGGGTCTAAAGCATCTTCTTGTTCAATTTGTGCTGGAAAAGTTACGAAGAATGAGCAAGGAAAAGATGTGACTCCATGTGAGTGTAG GTTCAAGATTTGTAAAGATTGTTTTATAGATGCACAAAGAGAAAACGGCATCTGCCCCGGTTGTAAGGAGCATTACAAAGTAAGAGAATATGAAGAAGATAGCAATGATTATTTATTAACGGCGCCACCAGGTTCCAGAAACAATATGTCAGTTATGAAGAGAGATCAAAATGGTGAATTTGATCACAATAAATGGTTGTTTGAGACCAAAGGTACCTATGGAGTTGGAAATGCTTATTGGCCTCCAGATGATGATGAGGAGGGTGGTGATGGTTATCGTGAAGGAATATTTGATGCTGCTGAGAAGCCTTGGAAGCCTTTGTGCAGAAAAACACCAATTCCATCTGGTATAATAAGTCCATACAG GTTGCTTATTTTTGTTCGGTTAGTAGTGATGTTCTTCTTCTTGCATTGGAGAGTGGTTCACCCAAATCAAGATGCAGTATGGTTGTGGCTCATGTCAATTACGTGTGAGATATGGTTTGGCTTCTCATGGATACTTGACCAAATTCCAAAGCTTTCCCCTGTCAACCGTTCCACTGACCTCAGTGTCCTTCATGAGAAATTCGATAGTCCATCACCATCCAATCCCACGGGAAGATCTGATCTGCCCGGTGTTGATCTTTTTGTGTCCACAGCTGATCCGGATAAAGAGCCACCTCTTGTAACTGCCAATACTATTCTTTCCATACTAGCAGTTGATTACCCTGTGGAGAAGCTTGCTTGTTATGTTTCAGATGATGGAGGCGCTCTCTTGACTTTTGAAGCCATGGCTGAGGCAGCGAGTTTCGCTGATTTATGGGTTCCCTTTTGTCGCAAACACAACATTGAACCAAGGAATCCTGATTCTTACTTTGCCTTAAAAGTCGATCCCACCAAAAACAAGAGTAGATTGGATTTTGTAAAGGATAGAAGAAGGGTGAAAAGGGAGTACGATGAGTTCAAAGTGCGCATAAATGGCCTGCCAGACTCTATTAGGAGAAGATCTGATGCATTTAATGCGAGAGAGGAAATGCAGAGGATGAAGCATATGAAGGAGAGTGGCGCTGACCCTTCTGAGCCTCTTAAAGTATTAAAGGCCGTATGGATGGCTGATGGCACTCATTGGCCAGGCACTTGGAGTTCTCCTTCTAGAGAACATGCTAAAGGTGACCACTCCGGAATACTTCAG GTGATGCTAAAGCCGCCCATTCCAGATTCGTTAATGGGAAGTGAAGACGGCAAGATCATAGATTTCACTGACGTGGACACACGTTTGCCGATGTTAGTATATGTTTCTCGGGAAAAGAGGCCAGGTTATGATCACAACAAGAAAGCTGGTGCCATGAATGCACTAGTTCGAGCATCTGCAATATTGTCAAACGGGCCATTCATTCTCAATCTTGATTGTGATCACTATATATATAATTGTAAGGCGGTACGTGAAGGAATGTGCTTCATGATGGACAGAGGTGGTGAAGACATATGTTATATCCAGTTCCCCCAAAGATTTGAAGGCATTGATCCCTCAGATCGCTATGCCAATCACAACACTGTATTCTTTGATGGAAACATGCGAGCCCTTGACGGTATTCAAGGACCTGTCTATGTCGGAACTGGATGCATGTTCAGGAGGTTCGCATTGTACGGCTTTGACCCACCATCGGGTGATTGGGATGAGAAAAATCCTAAAAATAATTGTAATGAAGAGTACTGTGAAACTACACCGGCCTTGAATGCCAGTGAGTTTGATCAAGATCTAGATGTAAATCTGTTGCCCAAGCGCTTTGGTAATTCAACCATGTTGGCTGAGAGCATACCTGTCGCTGAGTTCCAAGGTCGCCCTCTTGCCGATCATCCTGCCATCAAGTATGGACGTCCACCGGGTAAACTAAGGGCCCCTAAAGAGCCGCTTGATGCTACTATTGTAGCAGAAGCTGTCTCTGTGATTTCTTGTTG GTATGAAGACAAGACAGAATGGGGAGATAGAGTGGGATGGATTTATGGGTCAGTGACAGAGGATGTGGTTACAGGATACCGTATGCACAATCGTGGATGGCGTTCTGTGTATTGTATAACCAAGCGAGACGCATTTCGTGGATCGGCGCCAATTAACCTCACCGATCGATTGCATCAGGTTCTGAGGTGGGCCACCGGTTCTGTTGAGATTTTCTTCTCCAAGAACAATGCATTCCTCGGCAGTAAGCGCCTAAAACTTTTACAACGTCTCGCTTACCTAAATGTTGGAATCTACCCCTTCACTTCCCTCTTCCTCATCGTGTATTGCTTCCTCCCAGCACTCTCACTGTTCTCTGGATATTTTATTGTGCAAACTCTCAGCATCGCCTTCTTAATCTACTTGCTTATCATGACGATGTGCCTGGTGATGCTAGCCATTCTCGAGGTTAAGTGGTCTGGCATAGAGTTAGAGCACTGGTGGAGAAATGAACAATTTTGGCTCATCTCTGGCACTAGTGCTCACTTGGCTGCTGTGGTGCAGGGTCTCCTAAAAGTGATTGCTGGAATTGAGATTTCTTTTACTTTGACAGCTAAATCAGGAGCAGAAGACGATGATGATATTTTTGCAGATTTGTATATAGTCAAATGGACCTCTCTAATGATACCGCCCATAGTTATCGCTATGGTAAATATCATTGCCATTGTAGTTGCCTTTTCTAGGACAGTTTATAGCGCAAACCCACAATGGAGTAAGTTCATAGGAGGAGCATTCTTTAGTTTTTGGGTTCTTGCTCATTTGTATCCATTTGCCAAAGGATTGATGGGAAGGAGAGGGAAGACTCCCACCATTGTCTTTGTGTGGTCAGGTCTCATTGCAATTACACTTTCATTGCTTTGGGTTGCTATTAGCCCGCCAACGGGTGGTGGGGATGGCCCGAATACTACGCAAAATTTCCAATTTCCATGA